The Hordeum vulgare subsp. vulgare chromosome 7H, MorexV3_pseudomolecules_assembly, whole genome shotgun sequence DNA window TATTTTGCAATTGGTACATGATATGTTGTTATTGCTCATTTGTTAACTAATTACAGTGATTTTTGTTCTCAGCCACAAAGGAAGAAGGATGGtgtgcaacaaaagaaaaaaatgatgtGCAACCTCAAGTAGAATCGGAGAAGTATGACAACAACAAAGAAGTAAATGTGGtgcttcaagggtgcaataacaTTATGAGTTTCACCCAGCTCTTGACGGTTGATCATGATAATCTGTTCTAGCATGGAAGCTCCTTAGATAATATTTTGTAcatggtggtgatgatgatgattatctgTTCTAGCATGAAACTTGTTAGATAGTATTTTGGACATGGTTAACTATAGTCGTATGGGGTTAACAATATTATTTTGTGGCCTAAGTGTACAAGTAAAATGGTCGTTTGGTGGAGAATTTGAATGTATCGAGCTTTTGAATTACAAGCAAGTGGTACTAAATTTCAATCAAGTGGTACTTAATTTGTATTGTTAAATTACTGTTGTTTTCGTTGCTATATGACTGTTGTTTGCAtacagtttttttgttttttatagcTAAGTTCGAAACTTAATTCATGCAAATTCGGTAAAAAAATAGCTGTTGTTTGTACTGTATAGTGACTGAAAAGTTGATGATTCTATTGAACAAACTCTGAAAACAGTAGTCTGGTGCATTTTACCTGTGtaccccctccgttcctaaatatgagTCTTTTAAGAGGTTCCTCTagagggactacatacggatgtatatgaatatagtttagagtatagattcactcattttgctccgtatgtagccctctagtgaaatctctagaaagacttatatttaggaacggagggagtagtttattgTGTGGAAATATATTTTTACCTTGGATCGCTATGGGACGTTGGATGGAGATTGGAGGGCGGATGGGAGGCCGCATGTTGCAGCCTGACATGCTGTAGGCATGTCACCTGATCCCAGTCCCGCAGAGACGCGCATCGTGCTGCTGTCCCGGGGAATCCATGGAAGCCGCAACGGCGAACTCGGTGGTAGGATCGAGTGCCGAATTCGCGAGGCCTTGGCTCAGACCCAGCGGCGGCCGCGCTCGTCCTcatacccctctctcgtttcgcCAGCTGCCATGGCCTACCTCGCGCCTCGTCCGCAGCAGAGCAGACCGGACTCGGGGCGTCGTGGCCGCTGCAAACCCTCACCAGCAGCAGGTTGGACTGGAGGGGGGAGATGCGATGGATCCCGAGAGGGGCAGCCCCGGTGAGGTGCGTGTTCTTCCTTTCCCTTCCTGTTACAATTTGTCCGTGACGGCGGCGAGCCCCATCCCTTATGCGGCGGATCTGTATTGCAGGTGAGAGAGGAGATTGCGAGGTGCTACGAGCTCGTCCGCCGCCTCGGCCGGGGTGCCGTCTACCTCGGCTCCTCCAGGGTGCCGGCCGCGCACCCCCACTACCACCAGACCGCCCAGCTTGCGGCGGAGATAGCCAAGCTGCTGGACTGCACCACATGGACCGGTGCCGGCCCCGGCCTCATGGACGCTGCCATTCAGGGCGCCCTCGAGGCAGACAAGCCGGTCGGCGGCTTCAAGATCGGCAAAGAGGCCGGTGAATGGACAACCTCCAACTTCCACCCTTACCTGCCCCCAGAGACTTACCTCACCTGCAGGTTTTTCTCGGCAAGGAAGCATGGCTTGGTGGATGCTGTAGTGCGCAACAGCTTGGCCGATAGGACCGCCATCGTCGCATTGCCCGGCGGCATTGGGACGCTGGATGAGCTTTTTGAGATCATGGCGCTGATTCAACTGGAGAGGATCGGGTCTGCACTACCGGTTCCGTTCTTGCTGATGAATTATGACTCTTACTACTCCAAACTACTGGAGTTTCTGAATGACTGCGAGGACTGGGGCACGGTTGCTCCAGGGGAAGTGGCATCGCTGTGGAAGATCTGCAATGGAAACCATGAAGCCTTGGAGTACTTGGCACAGTTCTACGATGTGCCTACCGGTGAAAGGAATTATGACATATCACCGCTGTTGAAGAAACACAGGGTTCCTTCATACACCGTCATGAGATGACACGGCACAAGCTATTCTCCAGAATGCtatctcttttttttccttttgcaaaATATCACCATTGCACTAATTATCATTCTGTTATGGGAATTTCAGCAATAATTTTATGGATCATATCGATTAGTTTTGTTACATGTATTTTCCCAACCGTTGAATTAGCAATGCAGGGATGAGTGCAACAACAAAAATAGAGTCTCCTTTCCATTTTACAAGGATTAAGGTCATATCAAGGAAATATGTACACTAAAATATACAATTGTTTATAGATGGAGTACTAAGCTTGATCAAATAGCACAAGTGTCATCACTCTTTGGCATCCTATTTTTGCGACTTGTGTGTACTTATGTCAAATCAATATCTTCACCCAAAAAATATTCTGGTGCAGGATTGGCAGGAAGCTGTCAAAGTACCTCAACTATTGGTCAGAAGTTAGCCTGCAAAAGATTCAAAGAAAGCAGTAATAAACAGTGTGCATTGAAAAAAATAACTGATAGAAGACACCATATATGCCTTCCACAGAGAATGTTGGTCTTATACCTTTTCTCTTCTGAAAGTTATCAGTTGCTCTATGAGATAGTTTTTTTTTTAAAGGAGAGGGGTCTCCCCCCAGCCCCAACTTTTATTAAAGCCAAGGCACAAACCAGAGTTAAACGAGCGGACCGCGTGAGACAACAGCCACATATCAAAGGGTCTAATAGGTTAGAATCCCTATTACATCAACCACCATACATGACAGAGAGAAGGTAAAGAAAGACAACATTCACACAAAACAACACCCCTCTCATGCCAAAAACTGCAAGCATTATCAAGCTATTCTAAGCAATTTCCCTCTTCGATAATCCAAAAGCCTTATGCATTGGAGAAGCAGAGCACCCTGCATGTCCGAGCATAGGATTTTCCACTGTCTGACAAAAGAGCCCACCAGGTCCGTGATACAGCGTAtgtttctgcacctccttccctgGAAAACAAATTCATTCTGAAGCAGCCATAAGCCCCAAAGCACACCAGATGAAACAATGTTAAGAGCCTTTCTATGTTTTTTGTTTCCAGAAGAAGAAAGATCTTTAAAAGAAAGGGTATAGAAATACCACATATTTCAGCCACATAGGACCAAATttctttggcaacaatatagtcaaAACACAGATGTTGAATGTGTTCATGTTCATTGCAGAACACACAAGTTGGATCATCTACATGTCTCCTTTTAGCTAAGTTATCTCTAGTCAAGCACTTGTTATAATAAGCCAGCCATAAAAATACATGTATattgggagcaaatttattttTCCAAATGTAATCTTTAATATCAGATGACACACCACCAAAATTGATCATTCTGTAAAAAGATTTCACAGTGTATTTGCAAGGAGGCTCCAAAGTCCAAATTGGGGCATCCACATCATTAGATGGGATAAAGGTTCTCACCAAGCCAATTAGTTTGAACCAGCAAACTCTACCATATAGTGCCTTAGAAATCATAACAAAGCAAAACACATCTACATATATGTAATAAGATGCACTCCTAAGAAGTTCCAAGTTCCCATTACTTGCTTCAGCGGTCATGTGAATATTTGTCCATCTCTTTGTTAGGTGTCATAGTTTGCATAGATATAGACAAACCTTCTCACGTGATCTACTCAATCGGTTTTCCTAGTTTTAATCACCATGTAAGCACCAGCGTCAGTGTGTAACACCTAAACTATTGTATTTGTAAAACAAACATGGCAATGGTGCCTTTGGTATCATAACAATAGAAGAGTGAAACAGGTTAAGCCCTGCTTGGCTGTTTGACCCTCTCTGCCAAGGAGGCGCCAGAATACTAAGAAGTAGGGCCTTCTTTGATATCTGATTGAAAGTTTACACAGGTAAAGAGAACCAAgaattttgaatttttcttcATGCTTGGTCAATCATTGTAACAGTAATTTGGAAGGACATAAGGTTCATCTTGTAAAAAGAAGATTGACCGTAACCAAGAGACAAGAAATTACCACAAAAGAAGGCATGTAAAACATTGGATGCAAATATGTTTTTTTCTGTAGAACTTTATTCTGGTACAAGTTTTATAATTTTTGACAAGAGAGTTCAGTCCATCAAGATATCAAAATTGTATACAAATAATTGAAAACACATAGAAGCAAGTTTACACAAAGAATGGGcaagaaaaatagcaaacagAAATGCAAGGAATGGACAAGATGAGgggtcgatagaagatgtgtctagagggagaggggggggggtgaatagactacttgtcaaataAAAAATCTAGCCTAACCTATTTTCTAGGAGGGCATaaatctagcagttgtaacaagtctggtcaccctacacatgcagttctaagaatatagcagcggaaagtaaaacatgcaagtgtaatgtaaaggagtaaggtagggagatcaaacgcatgaggttgacacggcgatttttggcatggtttcaatagatggcgctatcgtacgtccatgttagtggagactttaacccacggagggtaatggttgcaagagtccacggagggctccacccacggagggtccacaaagaagcggccttgtctatcccaccatgacTTCCGTCCACAgatgactagccttactcacggtagatcttcacgaagtaggcgatctccttgcccttacaaacatcttggttcaactccacaacactaagtaggaggctcccaagcgacacctaaccaatctaggaggcaccaccctccaaaaggacgGCAAACTCCCGATCAactgccaaacggacgacacctccgcgttcagcacacgtacaactcgatgccgTTCTCTGCCTCCTTGATCCAAAAAGCAAGGACGGAGTGGTAGATGAAttccccggcagcgcgacggcgtgaaaatggcggtggtggtgctgtccctgcagggcttcgcctaaaacTACCGGAAAAATAGAGGAGaaatcgatctagggagagagagtggcgccaagggcttcgtgtgtcctcttggggtgccccctcctctctatatataagtggaggggcgtggggaacagcccctccaagccctagagtGCAGCCAAGgggagaggaggtggaatcctagtccccttccttcccttccatacaaaggtggactgtccacctttcccaactatatgggccttgagggacttgtgcgcttggcccaataagcacacgatgtctcccctcagcccatgcacaCCTTTGGGATGtagtggaacccttggtggacttccggactcctccgaAAGTTTccgaaaccttctagaagcttcccggtacaataccagaAAAACTCGAAACTTTtcgggtagccaaaatatgacttcccgtatataaatctttacctctagaccattctggagctcctcgtgacatcctggatctcatcagggactccgaacaactttcggttactaccacacataactcattaataccaaatcgtcaccaaaccttaagtgtgcagaccctgcgggttcgagaactatgcaaacatgaccgggacactctccggtcaataaccaatagcgggacctggatttccatattggctcctacatattctacaaagatatttatcagtcaaaccacgatgtcaaggattcaatcaatcccatatactattccctttgtctatcggtatgttacttgcccgagattcgatcgtcggtatctctatacctagttcaatctcgttaccggcaagtctcttattcgttccgtaatacgagatctcttgactaactctttagtcacattgcttgcaaggcttgttgtgatgttgcattaccgagtgggccccgagatacctctcagtcacacggagtgacaaatcccagtcatgatccatgccaacccaacagacaccttcggagatagctgtagagaacctttatagtcacccagttacattgtgacatttgatacacacaaggtattccttcggtgtccgggagttgcatgatctcatggtcataggaagagatactttgacatacagaaaacaatagcaataaactgacacggtcatatgctacattcattgtttgggtcttgtccatcacatcattctcctaatgatgtgatcccgttagaaaacgacatctcatgtctatgttcAGCaagccttgaccatctttgatcatcgAGCTAGTCCTtcggaggctcactagggacagtgtgttgtctatgtatccacacatgtatttgagtttccaatcaatacaattctagcatggataataaatgattgttatgaacaagaaaatataataaaacTAGTTTATTActacctctaggacatatttccaacaaaggggACCTCTGAGGACTTGTGCCTGAGTCCATATCAACATTATCCTCAGTGAAGTTATtttggctatcatcagatcctgaCATCTTGCAGACCAAGCAGATACACAGACCAGCAAATCAGCACACAAGCAACCCTGTGAAAAAGATGTAGAGGAGCAgaggggttgagcatcacaaaacactgaatttttcaaatttgaattcagaAAATTTGGGTTTGATCTACTTCAAAATGAAAGTCGGTGGCAACAAGTTGAGTTTTTCGGAGTCACCAAGACTGGCCACTTGCTAAACAGAaacttgggaagtctttttggtgTAACCGAAAAGGTctactcggtctcaccgaagCGGTTCTCACACACCCTAAAAActaaatcggtggaaccgatttttgcAACCCGTCATCACCgagatgcatgctacgggaaatcAGATCCAAGATTCCTTCATTCTCTACTCTATGGAGTTTTTTGTGGAATAGGAAGGTTGCATACTGTGTATTGTGGATGGGAAATACATAATGCACGAGATTCATATTAAGGAGCGCAAGAGGGTTGAATTCATACCCTAACTCGGCGATGAACCCGctagacgacgacgatggcgaggatttcATCGGCGGCAGCGAATCCCAACGGCGGAGGCACTCAGGGATGCAAAGGCAATGACCACGGGTCCTTGTGACAGTAGCTTAGGGTTTGGGACAAAACGTTTGAGGAGTAATTTCAAAATGTCGAACCGCCTGAATATATACCCGTCACTGTTGGTGTCACCGAGACTAAGATTTTGGTGCGACCGAGTTTCGCTGTTTTCAGTTGACATGGAAACTCGGTGAAGCCGAGATAGTGGTTTCGGTGTTACCGAGATTGAAAACCTAGGTCAACTttggaattcggtggaaccgagattgtggggttggttacaccgagattcacaaagaggtttcgGAGTGCAGCCTTTGTCGATACGGAACTCCGGATGTGTAACGCTCCGGACACACCCACCGGCGGTCGTTTCTCCTGGCGGGAtccagactggccccacatatcaatactagtcttttctgcgcactttgtcctcactcatgcgcacccggaatcaacttcccggtcggtcacccatcctagaactactccaagccgagttcTGTTCgagtgggctcccggaaaagaaagaatcccttattgatatgagtagtctgtcATCCCTaaaaagccaggctatcacatacaccactacTCAGAGGAAccaacgtcctcgtcgggccacaggagcgttccctcttggtacaaacgtctgtgcatgcagtcactcatgcgcatccgggatcaacttcccggtcggtcgcccatcctagaactactccaagctgagcacgcttaacttgagagttttgttcgaatgggctcccgaaaagaaggaattccttattgatatgagtagtctatcatccctaataagccaggctatcacatacaccaccactcagagaaacagacgtcctcgtcgggccaccttcaaaactcccgagcgcactgttcatcttcaagacatcgaccttcaacccgacctatcctatcgtgagcatccagttgcggttctcgaggcgactgagcgcaagacccgcaacaagactgtcaaatttctcaaagtgcagtggtcacaccattccgataaagaggctacttgggaacgcgaggatcacctccgttctgaatttccagagttctttcagtcttagatctcgggtcgagatctttttgtagcgtgggagagtttgtaatgccccaagagtgtagctTACCattttttggaaccttctctatgtgggtccgacttgtcattgatatgagagctcaatgcatatgatttcatgtgatgtcaccttgttttgttgttcctttgcatgcatgcattccattcaTCCATGTCTTGTGTTTGTTACCTTGTGAATCCATGTGATGTGGAGGTGTGATGTTGGATATGTGAAATGGTGTGGATGTAGTTTGATAGTAGGAAGCTTGTGGATTTTaactaggttttaaaaccttcttcctctcttttatctcaagcccaatatttacttgccccatccctatctcaaaaatgcctatgttttagtttgttttgtggtggatgtgaggaTGTGAATTTGCttttttgaaactatgttttaaaaggtgcaaatattcacaaaacagttccaataaattctgttttgtaaatatttaattgctccaaatatttcttttcctcattttattaaaataggtcataattccttatgaccaggggcatttttgttttgtttttaacacCAACAGATTGGCCTTTGTTTTAAATCTTTTTCTCTGTTTGATTTAAATTAGAAAACCCGAggggttttatttttcttctatctggcgccaactattgggcctcctcccactagcaggcccagctACCTTCCTCTCGCGCGCAGCCCGTGCCTGTAGACGCCGTCTCCCTTTCCCCCTCCTCCGTCAGGCTTCttcagagagacagagagagcgcGGCAGCTGCAGACGCCGTCACGAACATCGAGGCACGCGTCCctcgcctctcctcctccttataagccccccttggcgtccgtgcagcctagggttcctccccttgcgccgccaccgctttcccatctccttctccctctctgccGTCGACAAGAGGTAAGGGGAtcgagctcctccgccatggccgcaagctgaggaggtcctcgccgtcgcgcccgtGCACCTGTGGCCTCTCCAACacctcggcgagcacgcgggatcTTCCCACGAGCCCATTCCCGCAGCTACTTCGACGAGATCGACCCTGCTACCACTACCCCGACGACGACGGCCTTCCTCCCCGACGTTCTTCCCTGAgcgtcttcttccccttcttccctgtccCAGATCATGAGCAGTAGGTCGTAGCTTCGTCGTCGTtccttctctgtcgccggcgccgccgtgccTCGTCGAGCCGTTGCTGTAGGCCCTCTTGAGTAGTGCTAGTAggtgaaatggaaccgtgggagcatGTGCTTCCTTCCATCAACTAGCCGTAGCCCAATTTAGCGTGTAACGCCTGCGAgcaccttcccctgttccggccaccgtcgggcagaggagatgcatgagggggttacTCAAAAGAGTTTACTCCCCTCCTATGTTAAGAACCGAATTAGTAGCAGGGTGGTAGGGACGTTTTGGTGCAGTGGCAGGTCGGGGGTTCGAATCCCCTCGGCGCACCTTTTGTATTTTGTTTTTTCTACACAGTAACTGCAGCAGAGAGCGTAATTTGTTCTCTTCTCTGTATCTGTCAAGTGCATGGATGTAGCAGAGTGGTGTTGGCTCTGTGGTTGATCTAGGGGGTCTAGGGTTCGATCCCTAccccattccttttatttttcttttgccatttctttctgttttgcattGTTTTGCTTACATATTGTTGTGGCATGCTATGTTAGcatattttgtattttttcttgCCTCCAAACAGTAGGTGTGCCTATCTATTTTGCTAGCAAGTGTAGAGTGTATGTGTAGAGATATCTTAGTAGAAATTCATGTGTAGGTTGAGTgcatatatgtatgtgtgtgtgtatcttGTGGGTGTATGGCACTAAGGTGGTGAAGCTTATGTGCATGATGTGGGGCTGATGCACTAGCATGTGTTTTTGTGTGATCTTGTGTATGTGTGAGGGTTCACCCCTCCCCACATACATTGTGTTGTAGGAATAGTGGCTCTTATGTGAGTGTGTATATGTAGGTGCTCATGTgttgttgtgtgtgcttgtgtatgtgtcccacacatgcccaaggcatggagtGCCGTGATGAGCACATGAGCAAGtttatatgtgtaggtgtagagagGCAAGATGTGTGTGTAGTTAGTAGAGtgttctaactagcatgtgtaggacttGCTATATGGTGTGCTTGATGCATGtgcgtgtgtggtggtgtgctaaggcacatgagcatgaggtccacccctcatgtgcactattggatatgtgagtgtgtgcatatgcatgtgtaggtaatgttctagtgagaagcacatgtgctgatgcactattcatctctatgtgattccatgtaatcttcttcttagctttgtgcccaattgttctatgcaagtgcctatgtattatatatgctttttgggtagaatcatcccaggaatccaatggtgggttcagtttccactttggaacactttctgggaatgtcatatttctgttttgttcaatgtttggagcttgattccatgagatgtggtgagctcaagaggttgattctttgttgtggcagtagagggtgaacctctctaccacatgttggttttgtttcatgcttaggaattcatatatgcaagttgtgactagtcaaagtaggcatgtggctgaaattccagtttagtgaaaatctgtgattttcactaagtctgagaatctgcttatattttcttctcctcttgtggtgcttgtagaagtccatgtgttgggaatcagaccttgctatcaactggaaagttgtagattttgtgtttgtctagatctctgtcaattttcattccatttggattcctaTAGCTATTGTTTTGGATgccgtcaaaatgcttcagagcataaacagctagtgagaatctgagattttcactaagtccctgaaaactgatatttttggtcaagttagcagctgtgtaactttctgtgtgaaactcctttgtattatcttttgctCATGCTTTTAGAgcctttgaatagcttctgccacatatcctatttggcatatttgggtggctgtaggtgctttgcatgtagctctcaaactgctatgatgctgtttatggcagattgtatagttttgatgttttgatgcttgtgagtgcatagatgatggtgtggtgatattccttgcaccaccccatccatacttgattgttttgtgatatggcaacctgggaatactagaagtatgccattggagtgtgttgtgatggatttgacacgtaggactctatttcttgtttcgttgtttccggttgatccgtagctccgttcataacgttctttatatgtttttgcatcgtttttgcgtgacgcatatgttcatgtcatcctcatgcatgtaaagatagcttagagttTAGTTctttccaggaacttgtatttacttctcatgcttgttctAGTGACTAGAGTAGAgacgcatgttcattttcatctcatgcatcatgtgcttgttgcatgttgttgtgttgttgttcattggatgctatttttatgttgggtagcacctggatcggagaacgagtacgtggatccgggagagtacatgaaggacgaacaagagcagctccaagctgaggacatcacaggcaagatggtatgaccttgattccatctctagacttgttatgctagattcacgattccttcgtcatatgctcgttgcctaccactaaaataattgcctcctgacattgccatgaaacccaaacacttatccctacctagaaaatcttgaatggctaagtaggcttgctcagctactgatgttagcgttgctagttgcaggtgctttgtctcatgtgataacatgagtttgatatcattatgttaaatctgttatttaattaatgcacatatatacttggcaaataacggaaggcctagccttttgccgggtgttttgttccattattgtcgccatagttaccgcctaccggtgtttgattccataactgatcgctcctaacacgttcggggttgttatggggacccccttgataaatcgcgtagtgttaagacttgtccggcaggacccaacattggtgttaatttgctaatcacttaataataatctgcatagggaatggcctccccgaggaatttaatcaacaacccgggccagtgctcctcatgagtcttggtccaaactagagcaccgtgtggggccatcccggggcaactcgggagatttctctggccactgtatgctttgcttatccggcgtgtcctgagactgagatacgcggctcttatcagggtcatcgacacgtcgggaggtcctgctagtcttgtcttaccttagcgatatatcttgcgtataggaatcccggtgaagctttggttctgcccagagttgaggttttcctctaaggaatccgacaagatcatgagattcgtgatagaggattactttgcggcccatgaccgtttgtgatagactagttggagcacccctgcagggtttaatctttcggaaagccgtgcccacggttatgtggcaacttggaatatttgttaacatccggttatagataacttgaatctaatctaataaaattgccaactatgtgtgtaaccgtgactgtccccttcgaagacctctcttcgaccgggaacatggtggggttatgattgatgtaagtaggtgttcaggatcactttgtgATCAGCTaaacatcgaccgctagtatagaccaccttcaatacatgttctacgtaagttagccaccataatgcttaggatgttgcaacctaaacactaaaccttccttacctaataacttgactagttctcgcaccgaggtcatagattgttgagtccccatggctcatagattacttcaatacaccaacaggtacaggtacccctgacacaggtgatcccgatggcacgcagctggcgtggcagtacgatgaggagaacgaccgcatgtacgtgaactatccagaagactgaggcgtggtcgtgatcgtgggcaagcatgcagggtagcatagccatttctcatgtttgtagtccgtagaggaactaccttgtttgaatgcgtgatgtaaactctgatgtaatttatgagatggcagttgaatccctgattgtcattctattattatgtatgtgctatgttaccatgcttgcgaaacgcttaaatgcgcttctttcctctttggggcctcgttcccctaaactggaaaggaccgcatcttagtcgttacaggatgctccttcacacagagggatcgagaagtgcttgttaaagttttgtgatgaagcatgaatagaacttgagacgagaaagcatagatagctatagaagggtcctaggcattcttgtctatccaattggcaaaagataaatcaaaagccaaatagaaacaattggatatcctccaaTGAGAAAGGATAtgga harbors:
- the LOC123407523 gene encoding uncharacterized protein LOC123407523, coding for MEAATANSVVGSSAEFARPWLRPSGGRARPHTPLSFRQLPWPTSRLVRSRADRTRGVVAAANPHQQQVGLEGGDAMDPERGSPGEVREEIARCYELVRRLGRGAVYLGSSRVPAAHPHYHQTAQLAAEIAKLLDCTTWTGAGPGLMDAAIQGALEADKPVGGFKIGKEAGEWTTSNFHPYLPPETYLTCRFFSARKHGLVDAVVRNSLADRTAIVALPGGIGTLDELFEIMALIQLERIGSALPVPFLLMNYDSYYSKLLEFLNDCEDWGTVAPGEVASLWKICNGNHEALEYLAQFYDVPTGERNYDISPLLKKHRVPSYTVMR